A segment of the Arachis hypogaea cultivar Tifrunner chromosome 5, arahy.Tifrunner.gnm2.J5K5, whole genome shotgun sequence genome:
gaaaaaagaaaaattcatatgaaagaaaaaataataataatatcataaaaattaataaaatacctGAAAAATTAGaacactataaaaaataaaaaagtcaacaatatttgtcatatgaataaaaaaatacaataaaataaataaaaaattatatgaacaaagccaaacaaaaattaaaaaaaaaattcataaaaaatatacatataaaaaataatataataaataataaaaaaactcatataaaaacatactacacaaataatataaaaatatttaccatataaataaaaaatataaataaaaatacaataaaaattataaaaattgaaatataaaaatgtgtactaaaaataataaaaaaattaaaatattcaatttgctagtgattaaaataaatctaaatgattttgatgaaaaaaattagaacaaaaaatTGTGAAAAGGTAATAAGAACTACAAAGAATTACTGTGAAGTTAATAGTTATTGGTATCATTTTTGTAGAAGAAAATGATGGGTAGAGTtgataaaagaaataaagttttTACCTAATATTCTAAGGGTAATAATAGTAACCATAAATGTAAAATGTAGAAGCTACAAATTTTAACTTCTCCTGAACGTACGTTCAGTAACAGAATCAATTATGCGTTCACAAAATTGCCAAACattaaagtaaaattttcaaaaagttcAACAGACTTCTCTCCTCTTCAACGTATTTGCTAAATACACCTCTTTTGTAACGAACCTATTCGTCGAAAAATCCAACTCGTTTTGCCACAAATCACTTTAACCTGTTATTCTTAAGCCCAAAATATCTTATAATTTGTTTTAAGTACGTCTCAAAACAAATATTTTCtctcataaatataaaatatattcacTGAATATTTCGATTCaatctcaaatttaaaattaactgAAAAAATTCACTCATGCAagatttttcatatatattatcTATGATCATTATTCCATAATAGCTAGAAATTCTTTTTACAGGAAGAACAAAAAACCAAAACAAGTCAACATACATCATTATTTTCACATAGAAAGGTCAACAACATAACTGTGATGATATTGCCACGTAGCTGAATATAGTGCCAGACGGCTAAGAACAAAACCCCTGATGAAATTGAAAAGTTAACAACATAATTATTGAGACATTAATTAACTTATCTAATATACGACACCACCACTTCAATCAAATAAATTAACTAAAGTTAACCCTTAATTTCAACAGGCTCAAGGCCATTGTCAATTGAAGTCTTCACAGCATCTATCACCAATTGTGTTTTCCTACTAATTATTGGCCACGTGTCCTCCGGTTTTGAGTTATTGTACTTAATTGCCCCTACCAAGCGTGCAAATTCCTTCACCATATGTACCTCTTGAGGGAGATCATTGTAAACTACATGATCACTTGGATTTGGAGCCCAACCTAAAGAAAGTTCCAGCCAATTAGAGTTTGAGCTTGTTGAAAACCTGGCCTCTTTCTCTTGATTAGGGATAATATAATCATGAACGCGCAATGACCCTTTTGTCCCCATTACAATAATATCCATAGACACATTCGTAAAAAAGGAACAATAGAATGTTGCTACTTTGTCATCTTCCCAAGATAGAGAAGCAGCACAAGCTAGAATGACACCGGCATCATTGTATGTGGGTTTGTGCAATGCTCTTGCTGATTTAGGTAACTCATAATTTGAAGCCCATAAAATTGCTCTCACACAATACCAACCAGTGTCACCAAGTGCTCCAAGAGCATCAAGTTCTGGCTTCACACGAATATCATTCTCTAGAAAATAAGGAGTAACAGCATAGGTAGAAGTTGCATGTACCTGTTATTAATTTGTTGATGTGTTACAaacaaatgataaaaaaaaaattgtataattggTAAAGTTTAAAAGACTCCTTCAAATATCTTAGTATGCATCGTACCAAGATGGGACATATTAGTATCTTACCATATTTTGTATAAACCTAAAGAGTTagaagttaaaaaatttaaagatttaatattgtatataataaagtaatatatttttgtataaatacttttataaaatttaaaaaaaaattgatttttgtcaacttaaaatttaaataaaaaaccaacCAATTCTTTAGGCTTTTATACTAAATTGGATAAATCAGATAATCAGTTTtctattaaacaaattaaattgatgaataaggtaATTcgatccaataataataataataataataattgttaccGACAATACGTAATATAATATGCACTCGTTAATTACAGTATATGcaaatcaaattctttttaacTAAATCCAAATATTTATGTTATTTCATAATACTGTATTATAGTATTATGCAGTGATGAGCtgctttcatctttttctttatagatgtaaaatgaaaaaaaaaaagagagagagagagagagaaaaaagtacTAATGGTGCGATATGAttatcaataatcaataaaaactATGTATCGTCCCAGGAAATTAATGTTATATATTTATGAATAATAATGATCATATATACCGATTGAAGGCGTCCAAACTGTTGAGGATCTGAGAGGAAGTGAAACATTTGAGTGGTCCTAGGGTGGTGCATCCACATGGTAGCATCCATGTATTGCAAACCGTTGGATTCACACGCCTCCAAAATCTTGTGAAGATCATGAACGTTGAGAGCCACAGGCTTCTCAAGCAGCAAGTGCTTCTTCTTCTGAGCAGCAAGCACAGCCCACTGCACGTGCAAGCTTGTTGGAAGTGGCACGTACACAGCATCAACTTCAGGGTCTTCTATAACACCTTCGTATGATCCATAAACCTTTTATGCCACAAcatgtttcaaaaattaaagtcatcatcattaattaattgtaATAATCTCAAACAAattctaaattaatatatttgttaCTATAGTTTATATCATAGAGTGggtatctgattaataaaaaagaattagaatttattttatttaatatttattaattattattacaacgattaatgaaatattttaagcttattaaaattgtttttatgtggatatatatatatgtagacaTATTAAGAGTTAAGACCTTAGCATGGGGTGGGAAGCCGTTGGAGGCAGCGAACTTGGTGGCCTTGTCAAGAGAGCGGCTTCCGACGGCGTAGAGGGTGGCGTTGGGGGAGAGAGTTATGGCCCTTGACACCTTCCTTGCGACCTCAGCACACCCAAGTATCCCAAATCGTATTGGTGCTGCTTCTTCTGCCATGGTTGGATTTGGAGGAGGAGTAGTGTTAGTAATAAAGAATtcgcatattttataatttataattattaattaattattattaatatttttaataaagttatattatatgtatattaaaattagccactaaaattaattatcagtataaaatatataataaaatataaatatatattaaaaatatattaaatcacacatgtatttatatataaatataggtaaaaaTTTAGGTGCAATTAACTTTacgtaaaattgataactgagaactattaaatgatttgaataattttattaaatttttatctaatgaatctcagttatcaattttacatAAAGTTAACTGCACTTGAATTTTTATCATAAATATATTGGTAGCTGattttaaaactgattttgatgtataaataatatttttgtttttaataatgcGAAAAACAAGTGTATGTTGTAATCCAATAATTGTGAGAAATGAACTAAAAGTGAGTTTGGATTATTGAGAGCTGTAGAAAAGGACTGTTGTTAATTGTTACACCAAATGAACTGCTTTTTAGTTCTAACGTACAAAAGTCTAAAGATGCAAATTATATTTGCTGGTGGGTAGGCATAATAATAACGTATAAGATATACTTTAATTTCTCCTCAAATTGAAATAAGACAAGGTGCCTTTCCGGAATatacaaataaaggaaaagacaATAAGATAGATAGATACTCATTATGACTCATACCCCCTCAATATGACAATTACTATTGACTATTGAGGCATGATTTGATCCTGAATTTGAGAAGCTAATTCTTAACTCAAGGCCATTGTTGTAAATTGATGCCTTAAGCTCTTAACCGATCATATAGGACCATACGTGTTTTCTTTCTAATTATGGTTGGCCACTTGTCCTCACAAgacctttctatatatatattctatatttttgttttctctgtTCCCAAATTTTCCCTTATCATGTCACCGCTATTGACATTGAAATCTTGAATTGTGTACTTTCATGTGACTCGAcagtttaagaataaaatatcatTGGTAATTGTCTCATATGCATGTCTAAtatagtaattttatatttgtgataatagaggattttacacTCTACTACTCTAAAGTCTAAACCTGTGTATAAAATATAAGCATTCCAATATTCCATAATCATGGATATAACCTGGTTTGGTATAAGATTTTTCATCGATTAATCTCTACTTGATGTTGGGCTTACGAGGCCCATCCTGTTTTTCTCTTCTCAATGATACCAATAGACAATAGTAACTTAGTTTAAGATGTCCAAACACACAAAACACTTGATTATTGGTATTTATGACGATAAAGAAATGTTTtcttgaaaaaaagagaaagaggtgGGCCAGAAGAATGAATCGAACAGTTAAAGTTTCATATTTTCATTgaataagtcatatgatcatcccgtttcaatataaaaaaaaagtcatacttttgaaaaatttttgtggaaataattaatactaaaatattatcaatatactaaaaattaattatcatattgtatataaatatatataatttagctaattttaatatatattttatataagtagTTGATAGTTTTAGGTTTTTCCGAAATTCTGTGTTGGGAACCACATGTAGGCAataattttaaagttaattgtgatacAAGCTTATATATAGATTCAAATTTAGCGGGATTtggatgtattattagagattctaagggagattggatctcAGGCTGCTCTAGAAGTATTCCTTCTTGGTCTAtaatcagatgtgaattatttgatacttggagggggctggttttagcttgggattgcggtttgagggatattatatgtgaaacggattgccttgacattctgcccattatgcatgagcttacaagtgggtattcatctgaagtaacagatttggttcacaagattcaggagcttttatctcgtccttggcttgttcacgttgaatgggtgtcccgagaagcaaatagagctgcggATTGAATGGCTAAATATGGGgccaagagtaactctaatcatgttatttggttTGAGCCTTGTGTTGATTTCCAACAAATCATCCGCTCGGATTTATGatagtttttgctttgtttctttccttgtttaaacacaataaatatatatatatatatatatatatatatatatatatatatataagtagttGATATTTTTTGTACACGCAGCATCATTACaatttataacataaaaaaatgcgTTTAATGGACACGCTGAAATTTATTGAGTTGTTGATTGACGTaactttacaaaaagaaaatgtaaaagaaaaattTGGTCGAGCACATACTATatgattaacaaaatttattttttttaccaacaaaaatatttttatactaaatcttaaatattaatagtgtaaaaataaagtattaacttaaaatattagctaacattaataaaaaatactagtcctaacatttttcttttaacaaaCATGCACTAAATACAAAAATCATATAGAAATTATATATGTTAGAAACTAGTATGTAAAATTTACTTAGATGAAATCATAGACTTGTAACATTACAGCTTACAAGAACTTCCAATCATTCCaatcatataaaataatttgCTTAGATGAAATCAAAGACTCGTAACATTATAGAAACATGAACATATATATCCTAGAATAGCTTATAGCTATCAATCTGAAATTCATTTTATTCAATATTCTTACCAAAGATCACAGATCCATCCTCAATTTGCAGCAGGTTCTACAACAATCTTGTTTTGAGACATGGGCATTTCAGTTTCAGCAGTATTGATAGTAGATGAATCTTCTTCTCTAAACTTCTTATATAAGTCACCTTTGTATAACTCCCTAGTCCTATACACCAAAATCAGTGACACAAGTGCTCCAAATAAACACACAGCAGTGATTATAATGAATGCTAACTTGTAACATTCAGCACCATTGCAATTCAACTCTTCATTTGGATTTCTCTTTAGTCCCATTGCTGCCATTTGCCTTAGACCTTCTTTGTCATAAAAGTGCCCAGCAACCCTCACACTAAGCAAATATGACCCAATTGGACTTACTATTGACCCAACATTATACAATGTTGAGTAATATTTAAGTCCAAAAAGTTCAGAAATTATTGAGAAAAGTATTGGCCAATTTGCACCAAAGCAGAACCCAATAACAATAGATGCTACATAGAGACCATTTGGGACATTAAATGCAATTAAGAGGTGACCAACACAAGACAACAAAAGTATTGATGTTAACATGAAAGGCCTAGGGATCTTGAATTTTGTTATGACAAATTCTGAGACCACACCTTGCACAATTTTACCTAGGTAGATCCAAATTGCCATAAGGGAAACAAATGTTGTTATGCTATGTGGGGAATATCCTAATGATGTTCCAATTTGACTCAAGTTATTCACAACTGTGAGGTTGCCACCTAGACCACATATAGTAGCAAAGAACAAAATCAGCATGTCAAGATTGAAAATTGCTTGAAGTATTGTGTGATCTTCACCTCTGTTTGGTGCCTTGAACATGTCTTTCCAACAAgaccctgatgatgatggttGTGCAGGCTTGGTCACTTCTTTAGGCTTCTCTGTAGTTATGATATTCAAAGGCTTTGGATTTGGAAGATCTTCACAATTCAATTGTTGTTGGTGTTTTTTGGCCTTCCAAATTCTGTGTTCTTCCTGAACAACAACACCAAGTGGAAGAAAAACAAGCAAGAGAAGCATCACAGTGGTGGTAGCATAATATTCACTCTGAGTGAAAGAGAAACATTTTTCAACTATGATTACAATCATGAGGAACACTGCAAGGACTAGTGACATGTAAAGGAAGTTATAGAAAGCCTTGGAATCATTCTTCTGTTGAATACCCTTATGGTGCCTAATGAATGGTAGAAAAAGAAAAGCTGTAGCAGTTGGTAGCCATGCCATGAGTAAAAGAAGAGATTTTGTGTCACTTCCATAGAAAGCATAGTACAATTGAGTGATAATTGCAGCACTCAAACCAAGGTAGCCACTTAGAAGGCCTATAACAATACCTCTAACACCAGGGAAATTCTTAACACTTGTGACAAGTGCACCAGTGTTTGTTGAACAATGTGAATTTGCTCCAATGAAAATGTACAAACACATGGTCCAAACCTGTGGCTTTGCAATCTTTTTGCTGACAGCAAGCCATACAATGAAGTATCCAAAGAAATTGAGGACACCACCAATTGTTAAGACAACATAAGGAGGTGTGATTTCATTGATTAGGCCAGAGAGAATGCCTATGTTGGAGCCTAAGTCCTTGAAAAAGCTTAAGAGATTCAGAGTAGATTGGTCATATCCCAATGATGATTTGATTTCTCTGGAGTAGAGGCTGAACATGTAGCTTGCTCCTGAAACCGACATGATCATGAATGATGAGAAAACCATGAACCATCTTCCTGTGAACACTTGGACTGCAAAATCTTTGCTTCTTGCACCACCATTTTCACCTGACAACAtcatctttcttttctcttctctgatcttAGGTgcttttttctttgtaattgtgAAGGGTATAGTACTAATAACTAAAGCTGTGAAGGGTATAGTACTATATAGTGTGTGCTTTTAGGCTTTTAGTTTTTGTGGTGGGAACAAAGAGAGTGAGTGATAGTTTGCATCTGTATTTATgtgtaattttaatttgtttgaagGAAAGGTGCAACATCTAAAGTATGCTGCTACCCCAGAATTTTCTTTCCCTTATTACTTCAATTATCATCTTAATTAATGAGTGATTGATCATGTTGCTGATGTAGAAACCTTTTACCAATATTGTGTAGTAAGACAGACTTTAAGTTAAATCTTGTCCCCTCCATATCAAAGAAAAAGTCACAATGTATGTGCtaacttatcttttttttttttttctatttctcttagTATATCTGTATATTCTTAATATCTTAAGTACTTCTTAATTTTTgatattatcatattatatacatgctttataatataatattttaccaGTCTGTCttcgttttatttttttattttttattttccgtTCCAATCCCTTTAAGCGAGCTAAAAGGTGTTCTCTATTacaaggttttttttttaatgaataaaataaagCTTAGCTTATTCCTAGGAAGATACTTTATAACATATAATATATACTATCTACCAAAAATTCTCAGAATATAAAATAACTGATAATAGTTATTTCTCCATGAAACATAGTGgtataattaaaaacaaatttaatgccatcaaataataacataaaaaaacataaaCCAACCATATCTTATAgtctattttatatattttattctctatTCTATCTACCTCTACTAAAACTTTTTTTGCAATGAAAACTTTTCGAATAGACATATATCTAAAAGAAACTTCTATACAAAATGTTAGAATTTGAATCCTTAACTAAATGTTGAAATAAGATAACTCATCAATTAATTAAGACCAACTGTATTAGGGAAATgccattttttaattttcatgcacTTTGTCTGGATAAAATTGTTCTAAGAAACAGTAGTGTAGTTGATAACAAACTATGGCCGAGTTAGGATAACCAATTTAATTAAGTTCTTTTAAGttctttttgataaaataatttaaataataaataattttattaaaagtaatttataaataagttattttgtgtttaaatttttaactctaaaagtgcttattttatagaaatgtgataaaaaataaaaatattataagagaagtcattttttgtaatttctctataaactcttaaataatttcttagaaaattacaatttgattttaaaaattatacattaatactactacttttcataaatcaaaagttaaaaaaaattacttctaaATTTCCATACGGGCCCTATATATATATGGTTGGGTGGCCCTGTTGAGGGGACCTCAAGTCTTAAGTGCGCCATTGAAACAATATGAGATTTGAGATATCATAGATATATTTACATAGAATTATACTCATATATATCCACCACGGTATATGGTTCTCTTGCAGCCACGATGAGCGCAGAAACTCATACCTTAAAAAACAATACATCATCATATTTATCTTATTATAATTTTCAATTTATTAAATAGTTCATGATCAGTGCCAATTTCTTTTCAGAGTCAAACATatactaccaaaaaaaaaaattcttgagtGCAGTAAA
Coding sequences within it:
- the LOC112803053 gene encoding uncharacterized oxidoreductase At4g09670 is translated as MAEEAAPIRFGILGCAEVARKVSRAITLSPNATLYAVGSRSLDKATKFAASNGFPPHAKVYGSYEGVIEDPEVDAVYVPLPTSLHVQWAVLAAQKKKHLLLEKPVALNVHDLHKILEACESNGLQYMDATMWMHHPRTTQMFHFLSDPQQFGRLQSVHATSTYAVTPYFLENDIRVKPELDALGALGDTGWYCVRAILWASNYELPKSARALHKPTYNDAGVILACAASLSWEDDKVATFYCSFFTNVSMDIIVMGTKGSLRVHDYIIPNQEKEARFSTSSNSNWLELSLGWAPNPSDHVVYNDLPQEVHMVKEFARLVGAIKYNNSKPEDTWPIISRKTQLVIDAVKTSIDNGLEPVEIKG
- the LOC112803054 gene encoding protein NUCLEAR FUSION DEFECTIVE 4, giving the protein MMLSGENGGARSKDFAVQVFTGRWFMVFSSFMIMSVSGASYMFSLYSREIKSSLGYDQSTLNLLSFFKDLGSNIGILSGLINEITPPYVVLTIGGVLNFFGYFIVWLAVSKKIAKPQVWTMCLYIFIGANSHCSTNTGALVTSVKNFPGVRGIVIGLLSGYLGLSAAIITQLYYAFYGSDTKSLLLLMAWLPTATAFLFLPFIRHHKGIQQKNDSKAFYNFLYMSLVLAVFLMIVIIVEKCFSFTQSEYYATTTVMLLLLVFLPLGVVVQEEHRIWKAKKHQQQLNCEDLPNPKPLNIITTEKPKEVTKPAQPSSSGSCWKDMFKAPNRGEDHTILQAIFNLDMLILFFATICGLGGNLTVVNNLSQIGTSLGYSPHSITTFVSLMAIWIYLGKIVQGVVSEFVITKFKIPRPFMLTSILLLSCVGHLLIAFNVPNGLYVASIVIGFCFGANWPILFSIISELFGLKYYSTLYNVGSIVSPIGSYLLSVRVAGHFYDKEGLRQMAAMGLKRNPNEELNCNGAECYKLAFIIITAVCLFGALVSLILVYRTRELYKGDLYKKFREEDSSTINTAETEMPMSQNKIVVEPAAN